GTATGATCCCCGTAGTCTTTTAGAACATTATATGCCGCTATTCCAGGATCCATGGAAACAACAAAATGTGGAGTAATATTATGATTAATAAGGGTGGGGAGAGTTCTCCCTCCCGAGAAAATAATTCCCCTGTCTTTTACGTTTTGAAGTTCCCTTATATTTTTATCCAAAGAAGGACCTGCGGATACGATAAAAGCTGGGATATTATTAAATTTATTTTTTAAATCGTTAATTGTCCCCTGATAAAATATTGAGTACAGATTATTAAAAAAATTTTTATTAAACTGCTCCCAAAAATGCTCCCTGGTATTTTTTGAAATCTTAAATAATGAAACATAGTTTTTAATTTCTCCTATAACCTTTTCATAAAATACAGAATAAATATTAGGATATTGAGAAAATGGAAGCAGCATTATATTATCTACATTAGAAATGTTAATAAATTCACCTAATAAAAGTTTGAGCTCCTGAGCATTAGTGCCTGTAAAAATAAAAGTTTTGTCTCTACGCATAATAGGTGTCCAATCATACATTGAAAATGCTTTAGAAAGTGTCCCCTCATTGGGTTCAATAATGATTAAAGGATTTTCTTTGTGCAGATATTTTAAAAGCTGTAGTATATGGTACCCTAATCCCATTCCATATACAATAAAAACGGTCTTTATGTTATAAGCACTTAACTTTTGTACAAATCTTTCCCCTTCTTTTATAGGAGAATATTTGCTATGGATATATATTTCTCTATTGAAATCATTTATTTTAATAGTATAATTATCGTCCTTCGTTTTTTCTAAAACGGCATTTGAATTTTTCTCGTATAGGCTAATATTCTTGCCTGTTATTTTCATATATTCTTGTACATTTTTTTCATAAAGGGAAGAACTCATTTTAAAGCTCCTTTATTAAATAATATACAACTTATATCGACAAAAAACCATAAATCATTAATAGAAAAAAGCCAAGGCATAAGCCCTGGCTTTTTGAAAATTGTGTTATCTTAATAATTGAAGTACACTTTGTGGATTTTGATTTGCTTGTGCAAGCATTGTTTGTGCAGCTTGGTTTAAGATGTTGAGTTTGGTGAAATTCATCATTTCTTTAGCCATATCAACGTCACGAATTCTGGATTCAGATGCTTGTAAGTTTTCAGCAGCTGTATCTAAGTTCTTGATTGTATGTTCTAAACGATTTTGAAGAGCACCAAGTTTGGATCTTTCTTGAGAAACTTTGTTGATTGCACTGTTAATAGTGGAAATTGCTTGTGTTGCACTATCTGCACTATTAACTGCAATAGAATCTAATCCATTAAATGCAGCACTTCTCATATCTCCGATAGATAAAGAAACCATTTGGTTCGTATTAGCACCAATTTGGAATTTCTTTGCACTCAATGTTCCATTTAAAAGATTTTGAGTGTTGAATTCTGTTGTGCTTGCAATACGAGTGATTTCTGCTCTTAATTGATCAAGCTCAGCTTTGATATAGCTTCTATCTGTTCCAACATTAGTGTCGTTAGCAGCTTGTACAGCTAATTCTCTCATTCTTTGAAGAATTGCATGAGTTTCATTTAATGCACCTTCTGCAGTTTGAATTAAAGAAATACCGTCTTGAGCATTTCTGGAAGCTTGATTTAATCCTCTGATTTGTGCACGCATTTTTTCAGAAATAGAAAGACCAGCTGCATCGTCTCCAGCACGGTTAATTCTTAAACCGGAGCTTAATTTTTCGATTGCTTTGGATTGTCCGTTAGCGTTAACCCCTAATTGTCTGTGCGCATTAATTGCTTGCATATTGGTATTGATAATCATAATTTATTCCTCCTTGAATTTTATTAGGGCATCCATGCCCAAATTATAAAATATAGAGTTGGCCAACTCTTGTTTACATCTTATATATCGGATAATCAGAAATTTACTTTATACATTTTTATAATTATTTTTTAAATATTTTTCCCAGTTCTTTAATTTGATTAATCGAGCTTTGAACTGCTGCCTTATTCTCCTCTTTAATCTCTAAAAATATTTCTTTTCTATATATAGCAATATTTTTTGGAGCTTGTATACCTAACTTTACTTTATCTCCTTGAATGTCTAATATCGTTATTTCTATTTGATCGCCTATGATAATAGATTCATCTTTTTTTCTAGTTAATGCCAGCATATTACACACCCTCTTTCGCAGAAGTATATTCTTGTAAATCATTAAAGATTTTATGTTTTACTTCATACTCTTCATTTTGTGCTATAACCTGCATTCCTATTTTTGTTTGGCTATTTATTATAATGGGTGCTTTAAGGTTAGCTGTCATTTGAGTAATGTCTTCGGGAACAACTACAATCGCATAAACGATTAATTCATTTTCGTTAAATTCTCCTAAGCTTTCAATAAGCTCGTTATCTACTTTTGGAGAATAATCCGGACATATTTTTAGAGGATTAATTAAAGCAAAAGCAATACTGCCGTCGTCTATGGATTGGAGCCAGCAGAAGGGACTATTTTCGTCTTCCTCATCAAAAATAAATATATATTTTTTATAATCTGGAAAACCGGGAATCCCTTCAGGGAAGGTGATGATTTTACCTTCGTCTATATTTAATTCACCAAAATGCTTGGTTTGTATAGTCATTATTTTTACCTCCATTTTTAATATATTTTAGGTAATTTTGCTTATTTCTATAATAAATGATTCTTTTAAAAAAGGGAACGGCTAAAACCGTTCCTGTCAACAAAATTATTGATATTTATTTTATAAAGTCCACTAATGTAGGCTGTATGATCCGTGAAGTTGCTATTAAAGAGGATTGATATACTGCCTGCTGGATGCTGAATTGTGTGTATACTTCTTCTATATCCACATCTTCATTGGAGGACATGAGTTCTGTAAAGTTTACTTTGTCGGAGCTTATTCTGTTTTCTATAAATTCAAGTCTTTTCATACGACTACCTAAATCTGCATGATGGGTAGATAGATTGGACATATGCTTATCCAGTTTACCTATCATGTTATCAAATAAACTTCCCAAAGAAAATTCATCTGTTTTAGGTCTTTTACCTTCCTCAATTTCTTCCATTCTTTGATCATAATTTTCTACATACCTAATCAGTTCATCAATATCCTGCATGAGGTCCGGAGTTAAAACTTTATTCCCGAGGGTATTTACAGTAATTTTAGTGTTAGTACCTACTTCATATTCCATGGCATCATTAGATGGGGAATACTCAATAGGATTCGCAGTATCTGTTATATCTTTACAGTCAAAATAATTCTCCGGTCTAGGATCTCCTATGTTGAAATTAGTTTTTTGGTATGTGATTTTAATATCTGTTGTCGGAGAAATATCATTTGGATTAAATATAATTTCTCCAGTATCACTAATTACATATACCTGCCCTGATGGAGGAGTATCATATGGTCCATCTTCCACGGAGATGCTGGTTCGAGTATCATAAGAATTTTTTTCTACTATAGTAATAGGCGCTCCATCTATCTCTACAGTGGTTGCTCCTCCATCTATATTCCCATAGGGAAGTCTGATTCTTGTAAATTCACTTTCTCCTATTTTTAAAGTTTCTAAATCCTCTTTTGTAAATTCTTGTTCAAATTCAAATGTCCTTGTACTATCTGCTTTATCATAAATTAATTTCGTATCCGTTTTAAATCCTGTAAAAGAATATCTTCCTGCATAACTCACATTGCCTTCTAGAACCAATTGGTTTTTAAGCTGCTTTAAGTCCTCTATGACTTTTTTTCTTTCTTCCGTACTTAAGGTATCCGATGATGCCTGGACGCAACGTTCTCTCATAGAATCTAATACTGAACGTATATTTATTAGTGACTGCTCTGTAACCTCCATCCAAGACCTTGCCTGCTTTACGTTATCCTGGTATTGTCCCAGTTCAGCTACATTGGTTCTAAACTTGAGAGCTCTTCCTGCAATAATCGGATCGTCGGAAGGCTTTTGAATCTTTTTTAGTGTACTCATCTGCATATATATATCATTCAGCCTTTGAGTATTTCTATTAAGCCCCAAAAGCATATTATTAACCATCATATTGTTTGTAATACGCATCGTCTCACCCCTATACGCCCATTCGGTTAATTGTCACATCAAGAATTTGGTCCATTACGGAAATCATTTTTGCGGCTGCATTATACATTTGTTGAAATTGAATCATATTAGTCATTTCTTCGTTGATATCAACACCGCTTACAGACATTCTTTGATTTTCTACTGCCATTGTAATATTGGTTTGGGTTGCTTCTAACATATTAGCTTGTTTTGCATTAATTCCTAACTCACTGATAATGGAATTCATATATGAGTCAGCAGTACCTTCCCTGAACAAATGGGTATAATTTCTTAAGGCTTTTAATCCTTCCATAAATCCATTACCACTAGGAAGGCTTTCTCCATTTAGGGCAGCAGCTATTTTCCCTACATCCTCTAAGATATCTTTTGAAAGGGAAAAGTTATCTGCTGTAATCTTCGTATAGTCCAGAGGCCCACCTAATTCATTTGTTCCTTTTGCTGTGCTGTTTTCTTTATAAGTGAAGAAATAAAGACCGGTCTCACCTTCTGAATTAATGGCATTGAAATGGCCTCCGCCTAATTCTGCAATTGGAGCCCCATTTCTGTCTTGTCCTTCATTAACTGCTCTGGCAAAGGTTCTAACAAATTCATTTAGTCTATTTAAATAATATGGAATCCCCTTATATGCCATACCATTGCCTATTTCCACATCAGAAATAGGAGTAGATATGCTGTTCCATTGTCCTTCTTGGACATTAAGGGTAATGGTATTTGCTACACTATCATATTGAAAATCAGTATAATCAATGCTACGCCCATTTACGGTTATAATCCCCTTAGCATCTATGTCTATTCTACTTGGATTTGAAATGGTTAATGTAACTGTTCCATCTCCATTATTTACTGCTAAATCAAATTTGCCTTTAAAATTTTGATTATTATTGCCGTCTCGCATATCGAGATAGCCCTTAAGTTCTCCTCCCAAATTGGGGTCTGTTATATCAAAATTAAGGCCATTTGCCCATTTAATATCGTATAAACCTTCTACATCCTCGGGATTATATTTGACATCGTCTCCATCAGCATTTTCTCTTGGTACCAGCTTTAATTCCGTTGCATAAAAATGATCTACTAAAATCTGTCCGTTGATTTTGACTCTAAAATGCTTCTCACTTTTATCTCTGTTATCCACTCCGCTAAGGTTTCCGTTTCTAACCTCCGGGTTGGTCTCTATTTCGTCTACTTCTACATTAACAATTTTAGAAAGTTGATCAACCAGTTTTGCCCTTTCATCCCTAAGGTCATTTGCCTTACTGCCATCTAGTTCGTATTTATAGATTTGCTGATTTAAACTTTGAATTTTCCTGGCAATAACATTGATTTCTTCTACCTTAGTCTTTATTTCAAAATTTAAATCTCTTTGATATTTCTTTAGATGTTGTGCGGTTGTATTAAAGTATTGGGTTAAAGTTACTGCCGCCTCTTTTAAAGCAGCCCTATGTTCCCCACTGTCGGCATTGTTGACTACACCGTTAACGGCATCAAAAAAACTATTAAAAATAGTATTAAATCCTGAATCGGAAGGTTCGTTAAAAAGGCTCTCTATTAGAGAAAGCTGTGTTTTTTTAACGCTATACTGACCAAGGATGGCACTTTCCGACCAATATTTCGTATCAATATAAAAATCTCTCATTTGATTGATGCCATAGACTTCTGAGCCTGTCCCTAGCATTCCTTTCCCTGCATTTGGAAGGGGTCTGGTAGCTCGTTGTTCTACGATCTGACGACTATATCCCTTTGTATTGGCATTGGAAATATTATGCGCAGTGACATCCAGCGCCGTCCGTGCCGTAAATAGCCCGTTAGTTGCTATATTAAATCCTAGAAATCCCGAACTCACGATATCATTCCTTTCTTAGCCCCTTGCTATCTTCCAACCACGCCCATACGATTGACGATCGTATCGATCATTGAATCCACAGCATTGACAACTCTAGCTGAGGCATTGTATGCATGTTGGTATTTCATCATATTACTCATTTCTTCATCCATAGATACTGCCGACATGGAATTTCTTAAATTATCTACATGATTAACTACTGTTTGTTTATCTTGTACTCTTTGAATCACTTCATTGCCTTCTGTACCGATTCTTGTTACGAATTCTGCATAATAGTCCTGGAAATTAAGACTGTGGTTATTGCCTATTTTAGTTTTTTCTGCATCCCATGCAGATAAAATTTCTTGAACGACAGAGTCATCTCCCACATCCCCAGTTCTGGATAAAGGAAGCAAGTTATATCCTCCATCATTTAGAAGGGCAGGATTAATGACTAAGTTTCCTGCAGAATAAAGCGTATTTGGATCATTTGGATCTTCTGCAATGTAATTTTGGGTTGTATCGTATCTTGTAACACTTTTCCTTGAAAAAAGTTCCATAAACTTTGTTTTTGCTGTATCCTGTCCCATAGGAGCATTAGGATCTGTCTGGTCTGTAGGTGCTAAAATATCATTAATAGTGGTTACAATGCTATGAATTAATGTATCAAATTCCTTTTGAATTTTAGGAATTAAATAGCAGTTGCCTTCATCTTCACTGGTTTTATTATCATTCAGGGTAATCTCAGACCAATCTGTTGCATAGTTTGCAGGGGCATTTCCTCTGGATAAAAGAAGTCCCTTGAGCTTCCCTATATCGTTTCTGGACCCTGAGGTAATTTCCCTATTCATCTTAATGACGTCTTCGCCTGTATCTTCCCAAACAGGTTTTACAAAGGGACTCATAGGTTGGGTCTGTACGAGTTTCATCTTGTTTACAAACTTTCCATGCACCAAAAGGTGTCCTTCTGCTTTTACCTGAACCCTTCCCGTAGCATCCTCACTATATTGAATATCGATAAGCCCTGCCAATTCATCCAGTATATTATTTCTCTTGTCTCTTAAATCATTGGCATGGTCTCCGTTAATTTCATATCTTGCAATTTCTTCATTTAAATCTCTGATTTGAACAGACAGTGAGTTAATGGTTTGAACCGTATCAATTACTTGATTATTTAAATCAAATTGATAGGAGTTTAATTGATTTGCAATATGATTAACTTTATCAATAAAAACCGAAGCACTTTGTATAAACGCTTTTCTTTCGTCTAATCCGTCCGGTGCTGTGGCCAGTTTATTGGTCTGCCTCCAAAAGTCCGTCATAACCTCACTAAGACTTTCGCCGTTAATCTCTCCTAAAATAGATTCTACTTCTAAAATAGTGGACTGTTTTGCATTATAAAACTGATATCCCCCTATTTCCGTACGATAGTTTCTATCTAAAAATGAATCCCTGATCTGTCTTATTTCTGTTATATCAACACCAAAGCCTATAGAAAGGAGATCATTACCATTGCGTCCTATAGTCATGTAAAAACTGTCATTTTGAAGGACTTGTTGCCTTACATAGCCCGGTGTATTAACATTGGTTAAATTATGTCCTGTTACATTAAGACCCATTTGGCTGGCATTTAAACCAGAAATGGCTCTTGATAAGCTTGCCATGGAACTCAAAAAATCACCCCCTATTGTCTTGCATCAAAGAAGCTTCTGCTGTTGGCACTATGCATCTGTCCCCCTTGACTATAATCGTTAGTAGTAAAAGTACGTTTACTTTGTATAGCGTTAATCGTAAAATCAATCATTTCCATGGATTGATTCAGCAATAATCTATTTTGTTCATTAGACCTTTTTAAATCATCTAAGACATTTTGCATTTCTAATTGAACTTTCTTTAATCTTTGACTTTCTTCCCCCGAATTTTTTAATCTTTCAAGGAGTTTAGATATTGTCAGA
The genomic region above belongs to Defluviitalea saccharophila and contains:
- a CDS encoding flagellar protein FlgN; protein product: MAGLIYDLIKVLEEETLCYRNLLEMSKEKTDILVAGDTAALQELTKKEQAVVSKTARLEKNREQVIEDIALVLNEDKKSLTISKLLERLKNSGEESQRLKKVQLEMQNVLDDLKRSNEQNRLLLNQSMEMIDFTINAIQSKRTFTTNDYSQGGQMHSANSRSFFDARQ
- the csrA gene encoding carbon storage regulator CsrA, producing MLALTRKKDESIIIGDQIEITILDIQGDKVKLGIQAPKNIAIYRKEIFLEIKEENKAAVQSSINQIKELGKIFKK
- the fliW gene encoding flagellar assembly protein FliW, yielding MTIQTKHFGELNIDEGKIITFPEGIPGFPDYKKYIFIFDEEDENSPFCWLQSIDDGSIAFALINPLKICPDYSPKVDNELIESLGEFNENELIVYAIVVVPEDITQMTANLKAPIIINSQTKIGMQVIAQNEEYEVKHKIFNDLQEYTSAKEGV
- the flgK gene encoding flagellar hook-associated protein FlgK, with protein sequence MASLSRAISGLNASQMGLNVTGHNLTNVNTPGYVRQQVLQNDSFYMTIGRNGNDLLSIGFGVDITEIRQIRDSFLDRNYRTEIGGYQFYNAKQSTILEVESILGEINGESLSEVMTDFWRQTNKLATAPDGLDERKAFIQSASVFIDKVNHIANQLNSYQFDLNNQVIDTVQTINSLSVQIRDLNEEIARYEINGDHANDLRDKRNNILDELAGLIDIQYSEDATGRVQVKAEGHLLVHGKFVNKMKLVQTQPMSPFVKPVWEDTGEDVIKMNREITSGSRNDIGKLKGLLLSRGNAPANYATDWSEITLNDNKTSEDEGNCYLIPKIQKEFDTLIHSIVTTINDILAPTDQTDPNAPMGQDTAKTKFMELFSRKSVTRYDTTQNYIAEDPNDPNTLYSAGNLVINPALLNDGGYNLLPLSRTGDVGDDSVVQEILSAWDAEKTKIGNNHSLNFQDYYAEFVTRIGTEGNEVIQRVQDKQTVVNHVDNLRNSMSAVSMDEEMSNMMKYQHAYNASARVVNAVDSMIDTIVNRMGVVGR
- the flgL gene encoding flagellar hook-associated protein FlgL → MRITNNMMVNNMLLGLNRNTQRLNDIYMQMSTLKKIQKPSDDPIIAGRALKFRTNVAELGQYQDNVKQARSWMEVTEQSLINIRSVLDSMRERCVQASSDTLSTEERKKVIEDLKQLKNQLVLEGNVSYAGRYSFTGFKTDTKLIYDKADSTRTFEFEQEFTKEDLETLKIGESEFTRIRLPYGNIDGGATTVEIDGAPITIVEKNSYDTRTSISVEDGPYDTPPSGQVYVISDTGEIIFNPNDISPTTDIKITYQKTNFNIGDPRPENYFDCKDITDTANPIEYSPSNDAMEYEVGTNTKITVNTLGNKVLTPDLMQDIDELIRYVENYDQRMEEIEEGKRPKTDEFSLGSLFDNMIGKLDKHMSNLSTHHADLGSRMKRLEFIENRISSDKVNFTELMSSNEDVDIEEVYTQFSIQQAVYQSSLIATSRIIQPTLVDFIK
- a CDS encoding flagellin, whose protein sequence is MIINTNMQAINAHRQLGVNANGQSKAIEKLSSGLRINRAGDDAAGLSISEKMRAQIRGLNQASRNAQDGISLIQTAEGALNETHAILQRMRELAVQAANDTNVGTDRSYIKAELDQLRAEITRIASTTEFNTQNLLNGTLSAKKFQIGANTNQMVSLSIGDMRSAAFNGLDSIAVNSADSATQAISTINSAINKVSQERSKLGALQNRLEHTIKNLDTAAENLQASESRIRDVDMAKEMMNFTKLNILNQAAQTMLAQANQNPQSVLQLLR
- the flgK gene encoding flagellar hook-associated protein FlgK, with the translated sequence MSSGFLGFNIATNGLFTARTALDVTAHNISNANTKGYSRQIVEQRATRPLPNAGKGMLGTGSEVYGINQMRDFYIDTKYWSESAILGQYSVKKTQLSLIESLFNEPSDSGFNTIFNSFFDAVNGVVNNADSGEHRAALKEAAVTLTQYFNTTAQHLKKYQRDLNFEIKTKVEEINVIARKIQSLNQQIYKYELDGSKANDLRDERAKLVDQLSKIVNVEVDEIETNPEVRNGNLSGVDNRDKSEKHFRVKINGQILVDHFYATELKLVPRENADGDDVKYNPEDVEGLYDIKWANGLNFDITDPNLGGELKGYLDMRDGNNNQNFKGKFDLAVNNGDGTVTLTISNPSRIDIDAKGIITVNGRSIDYTDFQYDSVANTITLNVQEGQWNSISTPISDVEIGNGMAYKGIPYYLNRLNEFVRTFARAVNEGQDRNGAPIAELGGGHFNAINSEGETGLYFFTYKENSTAKGTNELGGPLDYTKITADNFSLSKDILEDVGKIAAALNGESLPSGNGFMEGLKALRNYTHLFREGTADSYMNSIISELGINAKQANMLEATQTNITMAVENQRMSVSGVDINEEMTNMIQFQQMYNAAAKMISVMDQILDVTINRMGV